Below is a genomic region from Rhinolophus sinicus isolate RSC01 linkage group LG11, ASM3656204v1, whole genome shotgun sequence.
CACAAGCATGAATGAGATCCCACGTGAGAGGAGATGGAGGTTGAACTGGTCCACCCGGAGCTGAGATTGAAATCCTGCCACCCTGGAGCCAGCCctcactcccagcctccagaagtgcCCCCTACTGGTCCAGCCACAGCACCTCTCTCACAGCCCGCACAGACCTCCAGGACCCAGCAATGAGGCCTGAGAGGTGTAGGGGGGCAGACGATCCAGATGGTTCAGAGCCTTCTAGATCGCTGGCTTTGCCTGGCTCAGCTGGGACCCCCAGGACCCTATTTTCACTAAGGCTGGCTGTCATAGGCCACCGGGTTATTATTAAATAcactgtctctctcctctctcctctgggtATGAAGGCTTTTGTTGCAACGCATGGTCAGTTTTAAAAGGATGGCTCTGGGGCCAgggtgggtgggaagggggaagggaaaatgAAGACAACAGTGCGGGATCACACACACCTTACCTACATCTCTCTCTCCACAGATACACTGGCCCACGGCAAGGCAGTCTCCAGCAGCCCAGAGCCCTGGGCCCGGCCCTCCTGCAATCCCCAAGAAGGGGGCTGCCCACCGCCCAAGGAGCGTGAGTCCTCGCCCCCTCCAGCCCTGCAGACCGTCCAGCTGCCCCGTCTGGCCTTGTCTCCACCGCCCCcggcccctccacccccaccaccccagccaCCGCAGCAGGTCCAAGTGGCACCCTCatgccccagccccccaccccctccattaCCTCTGCCCATGCCTTCGGCCTCAGACCCCTCCCTGGACTTCCTTCGGGCACAGCAGGAGACTGCCAACGCCATCCGGGAGCTGGCTGGCACCCTGCGGCAGGGACTAACCAAACTGAGCGAGGCCCTCAGTGCCTTGCTACCCCTTCTGCCGGGAACCCCAGTCGACCCgctgcccccacctctgcccccaccccctcctccaccccccaggcccatcctgcccccacccacccccaaggTGGAGATCACCCCAGAGCCTGTGTCGGTGGTGGCTGCTGTAGTGGACCGTGCCATGGTGGCAGCCAGGGGGGTGATCATCGCCCCAAGGAGTGAAGAGGGGGCTCCCCGGCCACCCCCAGTCCCCTTTCTTCCCCATGACTCCCCGCCACACAAGAGGAGGAAAGGTTTTCCTACACGGAAGAGGCGGGGGCGATGGAAATCTCCATGACTCTGCCATTGGGTTCCGAGCTTGTCTTTGCTCCTTCTGTCTGCACCTCCTCGCCCAGCTTAGCCCAGCAGAGGGGGGCCACGCACCTTCCCCATGCCAGCTGCACCCTGGCTTCCTGCTGCAGGGCGTGAGCACCCCGCTCCCTGTACTAGTTAGTGCCTGATTCGCAGGGCGGCCTTGTTGATGGGCCCCCAGCCCTTTCTCCAGTACAGCGCTGTCTGCCTGGCTGCTTCCCTTAACCCTGACTTCTAAGCcatcaattttatgttatttattatcGCCCTTTGTGGGTTGTGGAGGGAACCTTGTGGGTCTGTATATACCCCCTTCCCTAACCACTCTTGATCTTGACTTGAAGAGAATTGACTTGTGGGGGCCTCCTCGTCTTCCCAACCCAGACTTTGGAGGGAGTGGGGGTTGCGAGACAAATCAGAATATGGATGACAATGAGGATCCAGCAGTCTGGACCCTAGGGAAGGGGGGTCAGGTTCTCATTGGGAGGTGTAGGTTGGGCCCTCTGCCTCCCATTGCAGGCTCTGACCTCCAGAGCTCAACCCCCTCCTTTCTCAGTGGTAACAAGATatcaataaacttatttttaatacaattacTCTGGGCTCTGGCTGAGACAGGCCTGGGATTCCAGCACCTacaccttccccacccctccatgggcAGGTAACACCCCTTGAAATTGGAGGCTGGTGGTTTTCCAgcctttgtggtttttttttcttctttaaagccATCAAGTGGTGTTCAAATCTTACTCCACTTACTCATCCTTCAGATACCACCGAAATGTCATCTCCAGGAAAACATCCTGGATTCCCTTCCCAGGCTAGGATGGGTCTGCTTCTTAGCTTCTCTGTGTTCTGGGGTTCTTTTTCATAATGTCCCCAAATAAAGAAGTGCCTTTGTTTAAGGCATGTTTCCTCCATAGTTCATGAAGGCAGGGGCTGGTTCTCTTACTCCCAAACATGCGTCAGAGCCTGGAGCAAAGTAGATAACTAGCACCCTGGACTCAG
It encodes:
- the MYPOP gene encoding myb-related transcription factor, partner of profilin, whose translation is MASAAAGEAEETTRLRKPRFSFEENQILIREVRAHYPQLYGVQSRRVSVAERRRVWDSIATKINGITSWKRTGQEVQKRWNDFKRRTKEKLARVPHSTQGAGPAAEDAFSAEEETIFAILGPGVAGPGAGAGAEQPPAAASSKPPAPSASAQRYVLSEDRREDRRADTLAHGKAVSSSPEPWARPSCNPQEGGCPPPKERESSPPPALQTVQLPRLALSPPPPAPPPPPPQPPQQVQVAPSCPSPPPPPLPLPMPSASDPSLDFLRAQQETANAIRELAGTLRQGLTKLSEALSALLPLLPGTPVDPLPPPLPPPPPPPPRPILPPPTPKVEITPEPVSVVAAVVDRAMVAARGVIIAPRSEEGAPRPPPVPFLPHDSPPHKRRKGFPTRKRRGRWKSP